The Lactuca sativa cultivar Salinas chromosome 2, Lsat_Salinas_v11, whole genome shotgun sequence genome includes the window ATTTGAAATAAGTTATTGGGCTTAGGGTGAGGctcatgtaaaggtttgggcccaattcaAAAAATTAGGCAATTAGTGGGCCTTTATGGATTTCTGAGTTTCGGGCTTGATTGGTTTTGGACTTGGGCTTTAGTTATGTATCTTGTAGGCCAGGGCAGCATTTAAGGACTTCTTGCAGTGGAATTCAGCAGtgagaggtgagttaccttccagtagaagtgggtctaaggccacaatgttggcccactagtaggagttgtttgatagatgattgtctttatgataattgtctaggtttgctactacttgatatgtttatgtgcttgcatgatatgatgttatgtgatagtaggtagtagggggaatagtccTCATGTTACgttcgtaaggaccgaagggtagcTCGGGCACCCTAGATGTGCCTGacaatatgtttatgctatgctattatatggtagtagtatgaggtgaaatagtcctcgtaaccggttgagataaaccggagggtaggtcgggcacccgagAATTTTCTgacagggtaggtcaggcacctcagaattgcctgacagggtaggtcgggcaccccaaaattgccTGCCAGGTttggtcaggcaccccagaattgctctACAATATgtttgttatgtggtatgatgggggaactcactaagctttgtgcttacggttttcatttttggttttaggtgcttcattttcaaaggaaaggagtcggcttgatcgcaacgcatcacactatgttttccgcacatgagatctttggtattacactctgatattgttttatgataacttgttttgattattgacactttggttttgacatgggatTTTTTTTATGGACGTTTCTATACTATTTGGTTTTATAATAGCttcattaaaaatgaaatttttggtcttaaattttgggatgttacaagttggtattagagccctggtttgagggattcgaacactctccggtgtgtctggactcaaatatggggtttgaaagattttacaagaaattaattttctaaaaattaaaataaagagttttgttaaagaacaaggagtgtgatgcgtgcaatcagccgagcttaagtaatttttccccaagatacctatacatgctatgttatgatatgatatgattatgagaactgcatgctagattagggtaaggatctaggaaggatgccttatatgcctactgtatgtgtgtgagaactgcatgctagattagggcttaGAATCTacgaagatgccttatatgcctgttgtatgtgcttgttgagctgcatgatagtactgatcagtcagtgataggatagacTGTTTAGGtaatgcctgattatatgagccttggtattgtatgctagtacagattcctgattagaggataatttgattggagtatgttggttagatttccattgtctgaatgttgcttgctttgtgctttgtgggactcgtGGTATTATGAGTTagttactaagtgaatatgctaagccACATGGGGCACAGgccggataatctcagagtgatagactagaccctattgcgcagctctcgtctgagtctaactgttctaaggatgagtcttttactcgaaggattatctgatctctgttgcatgtggctatattcatgaggtagctagttgacattattgGGAATCTTTCAACAACTGAGGATTGGGTGGGTTCGGGAACCTAAGAGAGCCTAGGATATGTATtagtgggttagtagtgaggtttTGTGAGACTTGGGTGCatcagtttgaggaagtgacttggaggattcaggaggaatgctgaggaaagtatggataggtgtggaaggtagtattataCCCGttctactgaaagcacatgatccatactcgaatcggtgagagtcttggagaatctgagaagtttTGGGGAGGATTTTGTGACCCGGGTTAGGGCAGAGGATGTTCCAGCTGTTGCACTTTAGCCATTCGCAAGTGAGCTAATATATATGATTTAGTCACCCTTTTTGTGTGACTTTATCATCAAATTTACCATGTGGAATTTCAATTCGAGCCGGAACATTAATAACTGGTATATATGATTTAGTCACCCTTTTGTGTCAGTAAATGCATCAGGTAATTGATTTGCCATTTCTTGGAAATGCATTATCTTTTGAACTTCCATGTCACATTGCTTTGTGAGAGGGTCAAGATATGATAAAGAAGGTTCATGCCATGACACATCCTTTTCCTAAATCTTCTTTTCTCCCCCTAATGATGGGAATTTTGCCTCATCAAATTGGCAATATGCTAGGCGTGCTGTAAAAACATCACCTGTTAATGGTTCAAGATATCTTATAATAGAGACTGactcataaccaacatatattcCCATCCTTCTTTGAGGACCCATTTTGGTCCGTTgaggttgatgggttttagccaaaagaacatcctatgtgctcatgcaaaccctaatgcttggatctaggtttctctattgtacatgcaattcatccaagactctaaaccctagttctagcatacaattaatcatattaacatgtgaaagggttttagatcttaccttgattgttatgtagcaataacaatctcaaatcctccttgtaatggctttagaaatcttagagtcacaattgtcactcctcttattgctcacaaacaccaagagcaagaggatgaagaataaggagagaggaggctgcccaaaacgtccagaaaccctagtggaactcttcaccacgtttttggggcttaagggtactatatatacatgtaggctattagggttttcaactaggaaaccctaatctgactgcttaagccctaagcagctcATGGACCCTTTtggaatatcccttggacgatttctaatgggtttccccatagaattcgtccaacctattattccaaggtgatccatagcccaaatgcaattatcttataattatagatccagccccttaagtttaattaatctctattagccacaaaattaattatcaattaattcttgaccaatattaattaaacaatatgatttctcctttaatatattattctcataatatattaataaatcataattaatcatttctctccataattcatcctatcaagttgctttggtgaaggcaacccaaaaggaccatgcaccatcgggtcaagtacacaccaaaatagttatggacttagacactaatccaacagtctcttacttggataagtctaataactattatgcgtatgacttcagatcctgatatgcaatcgtagctttcaaaagcctctgtcaactctgatcttgtcagatacgtgtgtccttagataagggatcatatattcctccattctagatatcgtatagactgagacatggatttaaatcaatctctctgtctatgtgttgtttcccgatttccgatctATGACgattgacaacagactacaattgaacacatcaaattagtcccggcttggccaagcgcttagggtgtcatcactaaatcatcgaggggcccaaagatatcgcttttattccactttggataaaatgatcggataaacttcgactcaatgcttgcttgtattcacttatcgaatcacacacaacaataagttttataacaccaagttactggtgcgtttacttatcatcaatgtgtaaccgaccagcaaataacaactcataCGTCTCAATtttaagaatatacaatattatcgactcacaatcactcgtgataaaatgaagtgattcttgtgagcgtgggtttaatccaatgctcaaatcatattcataagcactcatgaacgttgcaacaaacatttgcttatgtctaatacactttagacaatccacacacaaattcacgacaatcttcattcatacctaattccaacatatgaacgactgtggtccgttcgaataatttgattgttctgaaccaatttaattattcaggaagtcaaaacatgcaaagtgaaacacaagaataatactaatcctatatggtcccaaacctttgagtataaataaaacaccttttatttatcaccttattgattactcattatttgttgtttcgggtaatcaacttcttacttgaattattactacacttgtcctatgctctcagcatgcacacaatgttacctacggtccttactttgtgaaatagatcaaatgaacacatttccaatcatactcatttcacaactcctaatccttatcataagtacaagaatatcaaattcttgttacttatgctagattctaacattttatgcaatgatcctttcgtaaagtcatagctcaaaatcatcaagacttggccaatctctatcataaacaattctatagatatgatgtctctcactcaaagtacattcctttgaacatccttcttgcataaaagtttctaatctagacatagattctcaatatccaactcccaatatggaaacatttccatattttgccatacgacaactcattcttaatagaatcttatctattcataataatgtcgatatggtctatccaataccatacttccaactattcacaagcgaccaatccttagcgatctttggatcgtcctttgatagttgtttaattatcttagtcaaaaaccgattcttgtcctttttccaatgcgccagacatttggaaaattttgaaattgtcaaatattatagcatctgcaatcgatcctttacccgaagcgtatgggacatgatgcataatgtcttacataaagatctgatactttatcaatcttctgccataatattttatgtgctatgttctcacaattcgaactatgaagagggatgccataatcataatcgaaatttgagaacacactatgtttccttgactaaatttattaacattccacaacctaagcctttagatttgaaatgaagcataatattctctaccttaattatagcaaaacaactattcaacccttacgactttgcaaagtataactcttgttttctataattaatattgctaacttgcaatacttgccttaataatcatacaagcacagcatttatgctcccactatcatgatgactATTATCATATAAGaacaacacttatgctcccactagctttgacatgtattcagaaaacagctaaacttccagaaaacaatacctattgaatttcttaagttcatatttctaatacctaatgctttgataatcttttatctaagcttcttaatcttatacacctttgccttagatatctcatgtgtgtgtctaaacaattcagactaattgccaaatatcacaattcgaattatggaaagggataccgtaaccataatcaaattcgagaatacaattttcacaatcactttcttcttaaaatctctcttggtgaaagcatttcctcacagtcatcttcatgaaggaaggaatcttatgacacttcggttttaatggtgtatgtgttcctatccatgcggaTTTTCCAAATCCAAAGTTtgcaacaaatccaaactcatatggaccgaacattCTCAATCTTGAtgtcttgccttatggtaacacgagtgcccaccatgtcttccaagtagttaagcatctcaccctttcctatcaatgtacctttcattgatcaaggtgcttgccttttatgcgttcaaatgagaactcatagaactcacatgcataattaactcaattggaatggcacagaaacaagatagtgtcaacacgataggttgtaaacctcaagtcgtgtgctagtgatgatctataaggtttattcttgattagttcttgaaacttttcaagaccattaagactcccactgactccttgacatataagattcttttttcaataaacatttctcgacaaacaaatattcaagagttagtgtagcttttatcaagataaaacatttcacaaaattggtcctagttggtctttgtcttacccaagacatcacaactttccaatttcaaatgtgcagtaataagaaaaccttttttcaaattccacatttgatgaatgttataaaccttcttaagacttgtcactcattctcacaatcttaactctaagacttggttttggaacgaagtatgattgacttcttgatttaaccatttcttcaattcttgattcctcttctcagacatacaattgcactaagactcacttagaggatcaattgagatatggttcttaatcattaagacctatcataaaacataataaaggtactctcccttcttcttagaatagagaaacttttatctttctgtctacttgatgcttcttattcgttctgctattgatttaaactctttcaatcaactcggaattacacttaatcttataagtataatcatatccactaaacctttagtaaatcatgacgaatatctttgtcactcttgtggtggacttgatcaacacacaaccttgtgtacttgatctcctagtccttcacgtgacactttgtcaacgaattagtctaatttccaaatatgaaatttctcattcatcatgcaatactcgttgtatgattccaagtttctatccaattgaaacttgggcgatgagaaactctccctatttggtaaattctcgacatttccacaaataacataattaagaatcaaatccattattgctaataatagaaacactcaaacattaatttttcatacacgccattgcaaggataaataaatttataaaatcaaattttattttattgcggaaaagtttgcccttacaatgcaattcattgaaaaactatgttaatacatatttcttagcaatctattctaactctaagtagtagctcaagaatccaatcttcaagcaatgcgatcgaaatccatttcttcacgattagattccactcatttttcccttaagcttcctctcttttctttgatcccaCAGaatatcaattgtaatcttatcacatcatgtattaagaatctagaataggaacttaaaagagttagttaatggattttacctaaagcagagccatacgttttgactctcccatctcttagatctcttaggtaaatagggcagctttgtctccgatgccccttctcttggcaataaaagcaaattgactcttttggaacagcacacagaactacttctgactttgcctttctcttattatcaaacttttcgatcatggcatgcctttcatttccgttgcctatatccatagaggtctggaaggcagatccaccaatcaactttgcttttccagtgcgccaaatcaatgctaattcagcagcaataagcatataggtgagatcaatgagggttacgtcatggttcatcatatagtactctcttacgaactcactatataagtcaggaagtgactgaagaacccagtcaacagccagctcctcacatacaacagatcccaacattcttaatctatcaatgtgtgacttcatctctaagatgtgtgcacacactgactttctttcttcatgtttacttgccaaaagggcttgagtgagtttgaacttttcaatcttttgaagttgtgggttagggagaataataggaggaggtggaggaagtgaggcatgatctcgtgttcctcgatcgaatcgtagaatatcatcttcatgtgaaaagcttgttccacgggatttgggaagaccatagttgccaTACTTTGAcgtctacaaaacgggagaaaaattaaattcaagttatttgattgattgagtccttaataaatcacccaaatgagatattaaggctaggacccaacacaatactctacaacctagaagagggatgtcgtaatctagttgcaaaatatttgaaggtaggtaaatgacgatttaccaatttccaccatgaaaaacgaaaaaattaatttaagttttaaatctattgaaaattcctagatcttttgagagtcattgaacttttcaatggcatgtttaaatctcgatatgcccatctagtttgtgactgggaaaccgatgatcacaaagcgggtgtgaataaccatgcaaacttacatggtgcccccacatgttacagtcacctattcgacgtgtcggttaaccacacacgctccaccgaactatgacaaacattgattcaccctttgcaacctttgcttagaaccatttagtgtgtcagttaaccacacacgctccactaacgtctttgcaagggcacaaagtgtaatttcatggaattgcatcaattcacttttgcctaaagtaactaagattgggaattttgtaaaaacattcagttacttttgtacttcatcatacttataatgaaaggtttttgtcctatcctacccgttcggctaacgaccctccactagtcaagagtgcggtgggtaagagtggatacccattcaatagccattttataggaaatttccttaaacaccccttatagaccaacttcgtgaatgaggcctactaacggtaagactgactgcttactcatacatatataatactatacttttaatgttatatatagtatagggtgtattttacacttttaaaatactaggtgttctaatttaataaattatacttttaatttaattaaatataaaccaaaactttatggttttattaaatcccttttaattatacaccttaattaattaataaaaccataagggtgtgatttgaacttttcaaaacaatactagggttttagaatttaacatttctaaattaaacttttaatcaacttttaaattccaaaacttgagggcaagttttgaaacatttcaaaacatcaaggatcaaatagcaaataatttaaattaaacaattaatttaatgattatctaaatttgacctaatttcaatttcttgcaagataagttaccaaattaatacaaataatcaatctttaatcatataaggaagttattacctaatcaattggtaattatcttttgtttaatcaaggatatactcaaatataagataaaatttgaatattaaagacccaaaacaattaaggcaagtatcctcaagcaaaacaacaagaaatcctgaaATCTGCTCTTACTgacgctcaaactcgccgagttcctctatggactcgccgagttggagcaactcgttgagtccacattggaactctccgagttcatcagtcagggagccaaaaaatcgattttgaagcttgaacaaataaccatggcatcaatacaatagaaaccaatcaaggctttgataccactgatgggttttagccaaaagaacatcctatgtgctcatgcaaaccctaatgcttggatctaggtttctatattgtacatgcaattcatccaagactctaaaccctagttctagcatacaattaataatattaacatgtgaaagggttttagatcttaccttgattgttatgtagcaataacaatctcaaatcctctttgtaatggctttagaaagcttagagtcacaattgtgactcctctaatggctcacaaacaccaagagcaagaggatgaagaatagggagagaggaggctgcccaaaacgtccataaaccctagtggaactcttcaccacatttttggggcttaagggtactatatatacatgtaggctattagggttttcaactaggaaaccctaatctgaatgcttaagccctaagcagcccatggacccttttggaatatcccttggacgatttctaatgggtttccccatagaattcgtccaacctattattccaaggtgatccatagcccaaatgcaattatcttataattatagatCCAGcaccttaagtttaattaatctctattagccacaaaattaattatcaattaattcttgaccaatattaattaaacaatatgatttctcctttaatatattattctcataatatattaataaatcataattaatcatttctctccataattcatcctatcaagttgctttggtgaaggcaacccaaaaggaccatgcaccatcaggtcaagtacataccaaattagttatgaacttagacactaatccaacagaggtGGTGCAATGGGGACATATACTGCACATCCAAACATTCTCAAATGGGATATATTTGTCTCTTGACCAAAAGAAAGTTCTAGTGGAGAATATACATGATATGAACTTGGTCTCATGCGTATCAATGATCCAGCATGTAAGATTGCATGGCCCCAAATAGAAACAAGAAATTTGGTCCTCATTATCAATGGTCTAGCTATTAGCTGGAGACGTTTAATCAGTGATTCAGCTAGACCATTTTGTGTGTGTACATGAGTAACTGGATGCTCAACAACAATTCCTACAGACATACAATAATCATTAAATGCTTGTGAAGTAAATTCACCAGCATTATCAAGTCTCACACTTTTGATAGTATAATCAGGGAAATGTGCCCTTAATTTAATAATTTGGGCAAGAAACTTTGTAAATGCCATATTACGAGTTGATAATATGCAAACGTGCGACCGTTTGTTGGATGCATCTATTAAGACCATAAAGTATCTAAACGGTCCAGATGGTGGGTGAATCGGTCCACATATATCACCTTGAATTCTTTCTAGAAATCTAGATGACTCCCTTTCAACTTTCATTGGAGAATGTTTTATAATTAACTTTCCAAGGGAACAAGATGTACATGGTTGTATGCTATTGGATTGAGGGAACTTTTGGTCCTTCAATGGATGCCCATGCGTATTCTCAATTATCCTTCGCATCATTGTTAATCCTAGGTGGCCCAACCTATCATGCCATAAACTGAATGTCCCAGGATCACAAAGTTTTCCTTTgattaccatatttgattcaaccttatttatatatgtataatgcaGACCAAAATCAAGTGTTGGAAGTTTTTCAAGAACATGGTTTTTGTctataatatacatatatttcttattttcaaCGGTCACAGTTTTTGTGTCATATCCTTTGAAATATATGTCATTGAAACATAGTAAGTTTCTATTAGACTTTGGAGAAAATAAGGCATTTTCTATACAAAAGCTTGAACCATTTGGTAATATAAAATGGGCTTTCTCAGTTCCCTCTATCAAGTCTGCATGACTTGATATTGTGTGTATGACTGTTTTTGTTGGtactaattttgaaaaatatttctttgatTTCAGAATAGTATGCGTAATACCACTATCTGTTATACAAAGATCTCTAATCTTTTCTTGGTGTTGTGCTCCAGTTGGATTCATATTAAACTTCAGATATGAAAGAAATAATAAAAGAATAaacataatcataataattattataaagaaagttCATTTATTGTAGGAAAGACATTACATGAAAAATAGATAAAGGAAAAACAAGTTTATTAAAACAATGATAGAAATTTTTAGTTTATGTCTTCCATGTCATTGCGGAAATCATCAAAAGTTAGCGGAGTGAATTCAACTTTATCAACGAGgtttgtttcttttttcttttcctttaatGGACTATTGATAAAGTTGACAAGGATGTGCAGGTATGCAACAGGTCCTTGACGAATTGCCTGTGCTACCACATCTATAACATGAACCATCAAATTTTTGTGATGTCCCAATATCATGCCTTGCCACTTTAGCTTTATCTTGTGTATGGACATTGTTTCTTTGTGAAGATTGGTAATTGTTTCTTTTCTGGTCACGACCACGATTATTACCTTGTCCACGACCAGAATTATGGTTCTAATTATGGCTTTGGTTTAGATTAAAATATCCACGACCTCGTCCTCGACCACGGCCATGACCACGCCCTCGTCCACGTGTATTGTTTCGATGACCATCAGTATTTGTAGCATTTGCTTCAGGAAGTGCTACTGATCCCATTGGACAAGATTCATGGTTTTTCATCAAGAGTTCATTGTTTTGCTATGCAATAAGTAGAAATGCATTAAGTTCAGAATATATTGTGAACGTTTGCATCCGATATTGTTGCATCAAGGTAATGTTTGTTGCATGAATTGTGGAGTAAGTTTTCTCCAACATATCTTCATTGGTAACTTCTTGTCCACAATACTTGAGTTGTGAACATATTCTGAACAAAGCCGAGTTGTATTCATTTACTTTCTTTAAGTGTTGAAACCTCAATGTTCTCCATTCATCTATAGCATTTGGAAGTATAACTTCCTTTTGATGATCAAATCTTTCTTTCAAAAGATTCCAGAGAATACTTGGATCAATAACATCAAGATATTCAAATCTCAACATTTCATCAATATGCTTACGAAAGAAAACTTGTGCTTTTGCTTTGTCTTGTGCCAAGCAATTATTAAATTCATATATAGCATTTGATATTCCCATGGACTTAAGATGCATTTTTACATCTATCATCCATGGCACATAGTTTTTCCTACTAACTTTAAGTGCTGCAAACTCGAGTTTTGCAATGTTGGACATATTGTAACtataaattttaaacaaaataaaaagttcaaattaaaatccatttatttcgataaatattacacaaaaaagaAGCGGTAAAGCTAACATTGCATACAAGCCTAAAAGTAGATGAAATTCCATATTATCTTTGATGTTAAGGATTAGGATGAAAAGTAACATGACTATTATAGTCATGATTATCACAAATGTATGAATCATCTTGAAgcttgatttcttgaaattgattTGTTTGATAGAAGAGAGAAATATTTGTTGTGGGTAAAATTAGCAGATTAAAGATGTTAatttatagtaaaaaaaatatagtcgttgttttttatgtttataattgtttcatatatatatatactaggcgaatgcccgcgcgttgcgcagaaacacatatatagttgaagtctttacaaatatatgttttcttttttaaatataacaataacattgttgtaaaatttgatataataatttttatactaaattcatacaatatattgattattttgaattatatgataatatatacatctattataatttcataatctcaatcgtttgaatgacttctacccgtgaGTTACACATGGATAAAATTGAAtacaatatatggtttaatgttgtttatagttgttattattaattatttttttaattttatttgcgtaatgttttaatttctaacattataattatttaaaacatcaaacattacttttttattttaaaggtaacaatata containing:
- the LOC128132479 gene encoding uncharacterized protein LOC128132479 — protein: MEFHLLLGFYNMSNIAKLEFAALKVSRKNYVPWMIDVKMHLKSMGISNAIYEFNNCLAQDKAKAQVFFRKHIDEMLRFEYLDVIDPSILWNLLKERFDHQKEVILPNAIDEWRTLRFQHLKKQNNELLMKNHESCPMGSVALPEANATNTDGHRNNTRGRGRGHGRGRGRDVVAQAIRQGPVAYLHILVNFINSPLKEKKKETNLVDKVEFTPLTFDDFRNDMEDIN